A window of the Cucurbita pepo subsp. pepo cultivar mu-cu-16 chromosome LG01, ASM280686v2, whole genome shotgun sequence genome harbors these coding sequences:
- the LOC111808611 gene encoding glucan endo-1,3-beta-glucosidase 2-like — MDSPMALSFLLLISSLLSLQAIAEDVFVGVNIGTDLSVMPHPTQVVALLKAQQIRHVRLYDTDGAMLIALANTGIQVMVSVPNEQLLGIGQSNSTAANWVNHNVLAHYPATNITAISVGSEVLTTLPNAAKILVNALKYIHSALVASNLDHQIKVSTPLSSSIIIDSFPPSQAFFNSSLDSVIVPLLGFLQSTNSFLMLNVYPYYDYMQSNRYIMLDYALLKPLPSNKAAVDSNTLLSYTNAFDTIVDAAYFAMALLNFTNIPIVVSETGWPSKGGSNEPDATLDNANTYNSNLIRHVLNKTGTPKHPGIAVSTYIYELYNEDMKSGPISEKNWGLFDANGRSIYILHLTGSGLVLANDTMNPTYCAAKDGADRKMLQAALDWACGPGRVDCSALLQGQPCYEPDNVMAHATYAFNTYYHQMGKVSGSCNFNGVAAVTTTNPSHGSCSFIGSVVGRNGTLANITAPSMNSTNSDSSASAYGYGALSCAVMMMVGALLGSSIWL, encoded by the exons ATGGATTCTCCAATGGCTCTTTCATTTCTGCTCTTGATTTCTTCCCTGTTGTCTCTGCAGGCCATTGCTGAAG ATGTATTTGTTGGTGTGAATATAGGAACAGATCTTTCAGTAATGCCTCACCCAACTCAAGTAGTAGCCCTCTTGAAAGCTCAACAAATTCGACATGTTCGGTTATACGATACTGATGGCGCCATGCTTATAGCCCTTGCAAACACAGGCATTCAAGTTATGGTATCTGTCCCTAATGAACAGCTTCTAGGAATTGGCCAATCAAACTCCACAGCAGCTAACTGGGTTAACCACAATGTCTTAGCACATTATCCAGCTACTAACATCACTGCCATTTCTGTTGGCTCTGAAGTCCTAACAACTCTTCCTAATGCAGCTAAGATCCTTGTCAATGCCTTGAAATACATTCACTCAGCACTTGTTGCATCCAATCTTGACCACCAAATCAAGGTCTCGACGCCTCTTTCGTCTTCGATTATTATCGATTCGTTCCCGCCTTCGCAAGCGTTCTTCAATTCATCATTGGATTCTGTGATAGTACCCCTTCTTGGTTTCTTGCAATCTACTAACTCCTTCCTTATGCTCAATGTCTACCCCTACTATGACTATATGCAATCTAATCGCTATATCATGTTGGATTATGCACTCTTAAAGCCTCTCCCTTCGAATAAAGCAGCCGTCGATTCGAACACGCTTCTCTCCTACACCAATGCTTTTGATACAATTGTTGATGCAGCCTACTTTGCTATGGCGCTTCTAAATTTCACCAACATACCCATTGTAGTTTCAGAAACTGGTTGGCCATCAAAAGGTGGCTCTAATGAGCCAGATGCTACCTTGGACAATGCTAACACTTACAACAGCAACTTAATTAGGCATGTGTTGAACAAAACTGGAACTCCTAAACATCCAGGGATTGCTGTTAGTACTTACATTTATGAGCTCTATAATGAGGACATGAAATCTGGGCCAATCTCTGAGAAGAATTGGGGATTGTTCGATGCAAATGGAAGGTCTATATACATTCTACACTTGACAGGATCAGGACTCGTGTTAGCGAACGATACGATGAACCCGACATACTGTGCTGCAAAAGATGGCGCGGATCGGAAGATGCTACAGGCTGCATTGGATTGGGCATGTGGACCTGGCAGGGTAGACTGCTCAGCTTTGCTTCAAGGGCAGCCGTGCTATGAACCTGACAATGTGATGGCTCATGCAACATATGCTTTCAATACTTATTATCATCAAATGGGGAAGGTGTCCGGGTCGTGTAATTTCAATGGGGTGGCTGCTGTTACAACCACAAACCCAA GTCATGGATCCTGCTCATTTATAGGAAG TGTTGTTGGGAGAAATGGCACCTTGGCAAACATCACAGCCCCATCAATGAACTCCACGAACTCAGATTCTTCTGCAAGCGCTTATGGGTATGGTGCTTTGAGTTGTGCAGTGATGATGATGGTTGGAGCCCTGCTTGGGAGTTCCATTTGGTTGTAG
- the LOC111808601 gene encoding pentatricopeptide repeat-containing protein At1g66345, mitochondrial, whose product MAFLRQKLSTFILSSSKISFCSSIRKLNSITAADELINNDAIVNSICDSFTRRESWDTLTRKFETLELNDSLVQKVLLKFQQLVDAKRALGFFHWSAKRKNFNHGFQSYGIMIHILVKARLVIDARALLESILKKNEGSSFNFSIVDSLLDTYEVTDSSPFVFDLLIQTCAKLRLIDFALNMCAHLEERGFSLSLISFNTLLHVVEKSDENRKVWKIYEQMIRKRVYPNVITVRIMINSLCKEGKLQEISDMLSRIHGSRCSASLIVNGCLIYRILEEGRVEDGVMLLKRMLQKNMILDDIAYSLIVYAKLKIGNIKSAQEVFDEMSKRGFQANSFIYTLFIGAHCRDGRIEEAHCLMEEMENMGLKPYPETFNLLIEGCRDSEESLRMCEKMLERGFVPSCSSFNVAIAKICEEGDVKKANEMLTILLDKGFLPDETTYTNLIIGYGKIGETQEILKLYYEMDARLLSPGVSVFFALIGSFCQSGRLEEAEKYLKIMKDRSIQPSVSIYQTLSLFYLKKGNRAKALEHYNEMMFNG is encoded by the coding sequence ATGGCATTTCTTCGCCAAAAACTGTCAACATTTATTCTCTCGTCGTCCAAAATTTCCTTCTGTTCATCCATACGAAAACTTAACTCAATTACAGCTGCAGATGAACTCATCAACAACGATGCAATCGTAAATTCAATATGCGATTCATTCACAAGACGCGAAAGCTGGGACACTCTGACTCGAAAATTCGAGACTCTGGAACTAAACGATTCGTTGGTCCAAAAAGTCTTGCTCAAATTCCAGCAGCTTGTTGATGCCAAACGCGCTCTAGGGTTCTTCCACTGGTCGGCCAAGAGGAAGAATTTCAATCATGGGTTTCAATCTTATGGTATTAtgattcatattctagtgAAAGCTCGGTTGGTTATCGATGCTCGAGCTTTGCTCGaatcaattttgaagaaaaatgaaggtaGCTCTTTCAATTTCTCTATTGTAGATTCTCTATTGGATACTTATGAGGTGACTGATTCATCCCCATTTGTGTTCGATTTATTGATTCAAACTTGTGCTAAATTgagattgattgattttgCTTTGAATATGTGTGCCCATTTGGAGGAACGTGGGTTCTCGTTGAGTTTGATAAGTTTCAATACTTTGCTTCATGTTGTGGAAAAATCTGATGAGAATCGTAAGGTTTGGAAGATTTATGAGCAAATGATTAGGAAAAGAGTTTACCCCAATGTGATTACTGTTAGGATCATGATCAATTCGTTGTGTAAGGAAGGTAAATTGCAAGAAATTTCTGATATGTTGAGTAGAATCCATGGCAGTCGTTGCTCTGCTTCTTTGATTGTCAATGGCTGTTTGATTTACAGGATTTTGGAGGAGGGGAGAGTTGAAGATGGTGTAATGTTGTTGAAGAGAATGTTGCAGAAAAACATGATTCTTGACGATATTGCTTATTCATTGATTGTTTATGCTAAACTGAAAATTGGGAATATAAAATCTGCACAGGaagtgtttgatgaaatgtcTAAAAGAGGATTTCAGGcaaattctttcatttataCATTGTTCATTGGCGCCCATTGTAGAGATGGAAGGATTGAAGAAGCTCATTGCTTGATGGAAGAGATGGAAAACATGGGTTTGAAGCCATATCCTGAAACCTTCAATCTTCTCATTGAAGGGTGTAGAGATTCAGAAGAAAGCTTGAGAATGTGTGAGAAAATGTTAGAAAGAGGGTTTGTTCCCAGTTGTTCATCTTTCAATGTGGCAATAGCTAAGATTTGTGAGGAAGGAGATGTGAAAAAGGCTAATGAAATGTTAACCATTTTATTAGATAAAGGGTTCTTGCCTGATGAAACCACTTACACCAATCTAATCATAGGATATGGGAAAATTGGTGAAACTCAGGAGATTCTTAAGCTATATTATGAAATGGATGCTAGATTACTTTCTCCTGGCGTGTCGGTTTTCTTTGCACTGATTGGGAGCTTTTGTCAATCTGGGAGACTGGAAGAAGCAGagaaatatttgaagattATGAAAGATAGGTCTATACAACCAAGTGTATCTATATATCAAACATTATCCTTGTTCTATTTGAAGAAGGGTAATAGAGCAAAGGCTCTAGAACATTATAATGAGATGATGTTCAATGGATAG
- the LOC111805269 gene encoding DELLA protein GAI-like, which yields MKMKMKRELEDDRSTGGGVYGGGRQGVGKGECSSVLSGKVKMWEEEEEQEVGGGGMDELLAVLGYKVRASDMADVAQKMEQLEMVMGSVKEDGISHLASDTVHYNPSDLSAWIQNMLSEFNNTPNHFNSSSISTPPPQSSQYSNPHSRIQSRPSRLYDDDSEYDLSAIPGVAVFPSKDSSTEIETNSRKRVKIEGESSVNLLPPSPPFVAAAAAAGIVSEPSRPVVVVEEGSQDAGIQLVHTLMACAEAVQQENMKIAEALVKHIGLLAVSQAGAMRKVATYFAEALARRIYRIYSPQDGFYSSYADILQMHFYETCPYLKFAHFTANQAILEAFASASRVHVIDFSLNQGMQWPALMQALALRPGGPPTFRLTGIGPPKQGNTADSLQQVGWKLAQMAEAIGVEFEFNQIVCSNLANLNPAALEIRPPAVEAVAVNSVFDLHRLLARPGAIEKVLGSIKATKPKIVTIVEQEANHNGRVFMDRFTEALHYYSNMFDSLEVSSTGFEPASEDVLLSEVYLGRQICNVVACEGPDRVERHESLTHWRTRMESAGFNPVHLGSNAFKQASMLLALFAGGEGYRVEENNGCLMLGWHTQPLIATSAWQLDADESTQ from the coding sequence atgaagatgaagatgaagagggAGCTTGAGGATGATAGATCTACTGGTGGTGGTGTTTACGGCGGCGGAAGGCAGGGGGTTGGGAAAGGGGAGTGTTCTTCAGTGTTGAGTGGGAAAGTGAAGATgtgggaggaggaggaggagcaaGAGGTCGGCGGCGGAGGAATGGATGAGTTGCTTGCTGTTTTGGGCTATAAGGTTAGAGCGTCGGACATGGCGGATGTGGCGCAGAAGATGGAGCAACTGGAGATGGTGATGGGATCTGTTAAGGAAGATGGGATTTCTCATCTGGCTTCTGATACTGTTCATTATAATCCTTCTGATCTCTCTGCTTGGATTCAAAATATGCTCTCTGAATTCAATAATACACCCAACCATTTCAACTCTTCTTCTATTTCTACTCCTCCTCCTCAATCTTCTCAATATTCCAATCCTCACTCACGGATTCAATCCAGGCCTTCGCGGTTGTACGACGACGATTCTGAGTACGATCTCAGCGCCATTCCTGGCGTAGCGGTTTTTCCCTCCAAAGATTCCTCAACAGAAATCGAAACTAATTCTCGCAAGCGAGTGAAAATTGAAGGAGAGAGTTCGGTGAATTTGTTGCCGCCATCGCCACCGTTTGTTGCTGCTGCGGCAGCGGCCGGGATTGTCTCTGAACCTTCTCGGCCGGTGGTGGTTGTGGAGGAGGGCTCGCAAGACGCAGGGATTCAACTCGTTCACACTCTAATGGCCTGCGCCGAGGCCGTGCAGCAAGAGAACATGAAGATCGCTGAGGCATTGGTGAAGCACATCGGATTACTAGCGGTATCGCAAGCCGGAGCGATGAGGAAAGTCGCGACGTATTTTGCCGAAGCCCTAGCTCGTCGGATTTACAGAATCTACTCTCCTCAAGACGGATTTTACTCTTCATACGCCGATATCCTCCAGATGCACTTTTACGAGACCTGTCCGTATCTGAAATTCGCGCATTTCACTGCGAATCAAGCGATTCTCGAAGCATTCGCGTCGGCATCGAGAGTTCATGTCATCGATTTCAGTCTCAATCAAGGTATGCAATGGCCGGCGCTGATGCAAGCGCTCGCATTACGGCCAGGAGGTCCGCCGACGTTTCGATTGACTGGAATCGGCCCGCCGAAGCAAGGTAATACAGCCGATTCGTTGCAGCAAGTCGGTTGGAAGTTAGCACAGATGGCGGAGGCCATTGGTGTGGAGTTTGAGTTCAATCAAATCGTGTGTAGTAACCTAGCTAATCTCAATCCGGCGGCACTGGAGATTCGGCCGCCGGCGGTGGAGGCTGTGGCGGTGAATTCGGTGTTCGATCTCCACCGGTTACTGGCTCGGCCTGGAGCGATCGAGAAGGTTTTGGGATCGATAAAAGCAACGAAGCCGAAGATCGTGACGATTGTAGAACAAGAAGCAAACCACAACGGGAGGGTTTTCATGGACCGGTTCACCGAGGCGTTACATTATTACTCAAACATGTTTGACTCGCTCGAGGTTTCCTCGACCGGGTTTGAACCGGCAAGTGAGGACGTATTGTTGTCTGAAGTTTATTTAGGAAGGCAGATTTGTAATGTGGTGGCTTGTGAAGGACCAGACCGAGTCGAACGGCACGAGTCGTTAACTCATTGGCGAACTCGGATGGAATCAGCTGGGTTCAACCCGGTTCATCTCGGTTCGAACGCGTTTAAGCAAGCTAGCATGCTTTTGGCCCTCTTTGCTGGAGGAGAGGGGTACCGAGTGGAAGAGAATAATGGGTGTTTGATGCTTGGCTGGCACACTCAACCGTTGATCGCCACGTCAGCTTGGCAGCTCGACGCCGATGAGTCGACCCAGTGA